The genomic region aaaataattttttaattccttattatttaccttATAAGAAAttcctaaaaaaaatgctatTGCACCAAATATCGATAAAActgtaaataatttgtttccTATCGACAAACTTGATGATGTAACTTCAGATGTTTGTGCAGAAGTTTGTTCATAACTTTTTACAGTTGGTTCAAAAGTTTTTTTAGTTTGTTCAGGTAAATTTGCAGTAATTTTTGATGTTTCTATCGATGGAAGGGATGGAATATCCTTACAATTACCACCTTTGCTAGtacaataatttttaaaattattataatcatttGATAAAGTAGACAATAGTTGTTTATAGGAACTATTACTATTAATAACAGAGTTTTGATtcatttctttatatttatcaacaaatttattagcATTTTTCGAACAGGTTGAGCAATATAATGTCGTATCatcaaaattaatatacatttcacataataatttaaacgcttcataaaaattaaatataatattactaTCCATAcccaaaaaatattttttttgatctATAAGATCCTTATAACTATTATACCCCGTAACAGCAGTTATAGACTTTTTATacttatcattatttatatatgtattataaaaatattctagGCTGTTGCCTTGTTCATTTTTGATTAGGTTTAACACATAACTTAACCAcatcataatatattcaacaatatttatgttaCTTTTTGCAACAGACTCAAACACAGAAGAATCCTTAAAGAATGCatcaaacaaatataaacatccagcattaattttttcgaGATTACTACTGCATGTGTTACTAGTacaataattattaaaaattccTTCATTCATAGTAAATTGATAGTCTCCACTTGCGCTCAACTTATTGGAAAACGAATTACTTAAAGCAATGAACGTTCTACACTAAGAAAGCAgttaaaaacaattaataaaaacgcgaattattaaaaattttattaaaataaagtttaatgatatttatatataatacaatataaaaaaatgtaaaggaaactattattattaaaaaatgcatatacaaTTTTGTCATCCATTATAATgggattttatttttgatttgTAAATTTAATAGAATCATGCTGTTTTATATGCACTGCCCCAAATATGTGACACAAATACTTTAGCCCTATATATAGCAACTATCTGtagttaaatatattataaaattttcaataattaaattaatatagaataataaaataacattaTTACTAAAGAAACGTTTTATTTCTGTTTACCATAATTAGATAAATTACCTTAAATAGAGggttttttaataaaattttgattaaatatagatatgatgcattttatacaaaaaagactgttattaacaaaatatcgtataactttattataaaaatgaatatacttttataatgaatttaatgtatattttcttgtatttatttttgaacatagaaaaggaatatacttatattttatgttttaatgATTTCAATTCTAAAACTTAAATACTGTATAaatctaaaaaataaaaaatcctattattactataatctttaaaagtatataaataataatattttaaatatttatatgcttttttcttataatatataatacagtttttactaaaattataacatttataaaataagttGCATTGTTCCCCTTTTTAATtgatatacataattttaatatatatgcactccaattatattttaacgTTTTCAAtgactttatttttattcctatatacttcaatttaaaaatatgcattatttggtaattttataatatattttgcacATCTCTCCCACGGTTTAAAACAACAATTACCACTGAACCCGTATTTATAAGTTTAAATAAATctttaaatgtatattacTTTTAAAATCATACTTAGTAAAtgttaaatattaacaCATAAATAACTATTGATGCAAATTTaaagtataatataaaactatGTTTAATTATGCTGTTGTATTGCCCTTTAAATGGAGAgagataaaatatattttctcttttagtatgtaaatttatataaatattcgATAAATGTTATGCATTGCTCATTTTATCTTATATGCTCCATTGTTATAGTTattaatgtatatacattcaaatattttattaaaaattctatattttattaattctaTGGTAacataatgataatataacatGTGCTAATatggaataataaaatggcATTTAACATGAATTGAATATTTAAccttttctttatttatccatttttttataatataaaaccATATATCTCAAAATGGATctttaacaaatatataaaaatgatgcctttataatatattttatgcgTCTTTTcgataaatttaatatttaattatatgaagcttccacaataaaataatatttcaatattaattattgatagagtattttattagattatatatataggaaTATAACAATAACAATGTTCTATctatcatattatttataattgttaaaacataatatgtaattttattaatatgcttatattttattttttaaattttttaaaatataatttatttatacttcAAAACTGTAAagtttaaaattaatagtggttaatctattattatatttttatgataaataaattaaagcGCATAAATCAACTTCTATTAATactaattaattttaatacaaatttaaagaaaatacaaaaGATAATAGTAACTACAATTacaatttcaaaaaatgatagaagtataacaatattttatagaCTATGCTATATTTTCGATTCTCGATCGATATTTAtgaatacatattttatgattatccattatatattagtagtgtgtttaattaatattaaaaatataataattacatgaatgtatattataacGTAGGCAATTGTTCCAAATGaatcaaattataattataccctgatatataaaattattatactGTTCGGTTATAAAAATACGATTTAAATCaacataaatatgataCAAATCATAAGttttactaaataaaattatcatcaaataaaaaaacatattatgaTATCCATAATTCAATATAGCTATGGGTTATCAAGacttatataatatgcaaTTAGGATATTCCATAATACGACTTCCTATATAACCaatatctatattaatatatacaatatagacattttattttaaccATATTAAATCGGAATGAACACtcaattgtatatattatactttaTGGAAAATATGCTATGTGACCcctttaatattaatgacAATGCCCCTTTTTTGGTTGCATATTTAGGCTTTGAATTTCATCTCGTGATTAAACATACGGAATGAactaaatattaaattagtgtacaaattataaaaaaataaataaagatataataCTTAGCCCTAACCCGAATACGGGTCCCACAACGtaaaaactatataaaaattatgcaaaaaataCTCCTCAATAGACAGtttcttaaaatatataaatcattattactattccTGAAATAGTCATTCTCTTCgaatcatatattaatgattcattctcttctttatattttatattttttctcttaaatattgtttttgaGATCGTTTCCGAAATCCAAATAACgaatactaatataaaatgttaagaagcgtattatttgtttattaatgttagcatatatataatgaaaataattttttaattccttattatttaccttATAAGAAATTCCCAACAAAAATGCTATTGCGCCAAATACCgataaaattgtaaataatttgtttccTATCGGCGAACTTGATGTAACTCTAGATGTTTGTGAAGAAGTTTGTACAGAATTAGTTACAGAAATAGTTGCAGAAACTTTTTCAGGACTTTTTGTAGCATTTTGTgttgtttttatatctgGAAGAGATGGAATATTGCtacatttcttttttatattatcataatcAGTTGATAAAGAAGACAATATTTGTCTATATGCGGTACCTTCACCATTATAGTTATTGAGCTCTGTATATGTGTTAACAAAATTAGTAGCATTATTTGACAAGGTGGCGCCATTTGTATTTGTTGCAACATTACCATACATAttacataataatttgaatgCATCATAGAATTTAGACATATAttcaatattaatattcataaaatcaTTTCGTTTATCTATGAATTCCTTAAGTTCTGTGAATTTACTGGAATCacttataaattttttatatttaccaCTATTAATTACATGTTTAGTATAAAAATCGTTTATTGTGGTGGAATCGTGCCCTGTGATTTGATTTAATTTGTAACTAAACCATGAAATCATATGTAGAAAAAATGCAttagtattattttctttataatttttattttttaatgtagAGTAACATATTCCAAGTAACCATAAAAATCCAGCCTTAATTTTATCGAAATTATTGTTgcattcattttttcctGAACTGTTCTCAGGGCAGTACTTTTTGAAATCCAAATCATCATTAAAATTGAGTTTTGCGTTTTCGGTTAATTCATCGGGTAAATGCATCCTCAAAAGATCAAATTTTTGACACTAAGAAACcatttaaaaagaaaagataaaaatatgtattaagaaaatatttttaaaataaaacttaaTGAAGTTTATaggaaatataatataaaaaagtgtGCATACTAGATCATCATTCATTATGAtggaatataatttataatctCTAGGTTAAGGGGGtatcatattatatatatatactaaaataggtaatacaattatttaatCCTATATACATCAATTATCTgtagataaaaatatttttattattattattaattacaatttaaaattaatatgtaataataatataatattattactaaaagaatattatatttttgttatgaTAGTtagataaattatattattttgggggtgtttaataaatgttttatcatgtatatatataaaacaatttttcaTAAGTCGTTATCCTTAATAACACTCATATGAGCATTATTATAAagatgaatataattttataataaatttataatatagttTCTTATACATATGATTTAATATAGAACATAAACAATGTCCTAAAACTTAAATGctgcaaaaatataaaaaattaaaaaagttattattactataatctttaaaagtatataaatataattttttaaaaatatattaaatatttatatacttgtttcttataatatataccaatattttattaaaattataatatttacaaattaAGTTGAATGTTCCATTTTCTATGAAAATTACATAAttgtaatattatttttatttaatgtagataaattaataattcattttaGTAAGTCTTATAACATTATTTGTATTcctatataatttaatttagaaatattCCTTATTGGgtgattttataatatattttgcacATATTTCCCACGGTTTAAAACGTCAATTAGCATTGAAACCgtatttattatactaTTTATAAGCTTAAATAAGTCTTTGAatgcacattttttttaaaataatacttagtaaatattaaatatataacacataaataagtattgatgcaaattttaaagtataataaaaaactatGCGTAattaaattgttatatttacattttagATAGGAGAGATAAGGgaagtattatt from Plasmodium berghei ANKA genome assembly, chromosome: 8 harbors:
- a CDS encoding BIR protein, whose translation is MNDDLCQKFDLLRMHLPDELTENAKLNFNDDLDFKKYCPENSSGKNECNNNFDKIKAGFLWLLGICYSTLKNKNYKENNTNAFFLHMISWFSYKLNQITGHDSTTINDFYTKHVINSGKYKKFISDSSKFTELKEFIDKRNDFMNINIEYMSKFYDAFKLLCNMYGNVATNTNGATLSNNATNFVNTYTELNNYNGEGTAYRQILSSLSTDYDNIKKKCSNIPSLPDIKTTQNATKSPEKVSATISVTNSVQTSSQTSRVTSSSPIGNKLFTILSVFGAIAFLLGISYKYSLFGFRKRSQKQYLREKI
- a CDS encoding BIR protein — translated: MDDKICRTFIALSNSFSNKLSASGDYQFTMNEGIFNNYCTSNTCSSNLEKINAGCLYLFDAFFKDSSVFESVAKSNINIVEYIMMWLSYVLNLIKNEQGNSLEYFYNTYINNDKYKKSITAVTGYNSYKDLIDQKKYFLGMDSNIIFNFYEAFKLLCEMYINFDDTTLYCSTCSKNANKFVDKYKEMNQNSVINSNSSYKQLLSTLSNDYNNFKNYCTSKGGNCKDIPSLPSIETSKITANLPEQTKKTFEPTVKSYEQTSAQTSEVTSSSLSIGNKLFTVLSIFGAIAFFLGISYKYSLFGFRKRSQKQHLRGKLKKIKKKTDR